The nucleotide sequence TCCATTGTGGGCATGACGCTGAGCACGGTGGAAGAGATGAAACAAAAGACAGGGAAGATGTGGATGGAGCAGCTGGAGATGATCTGCGCCATCTTCTTCACCTCCGAATACCTCATGCGGCTTATATCCTCCTCCAGCTTCAGGAACTTTTTGCGGGCAGCGTTTAATGCTGTAGACCTGGTCGCCATCCTGCCCTTCTACATCCAGATCCTCTTTGAAAATCTGGATGAAGCAGACACGCTTTACCATGAGGAACTGCACAAGGTGGAGAACGTGAGCAAGCTGGGCAAAGTCCTCAAGCTCATCAAGCTCATGAGGATCTTCCGCATCCTCAAGCTGGCTCGCCACTCCACCGGCCTCCGGGCCTTTGGCTTCACCATGCGCCAGTGCTACCAGCAGGtttgctgcctcctcctcttcatcgCCATGGGGGTCTTCACCTTCTCCGCTCTCATGCACTCGGTGGAACATGATGTCCCAGGCACCAACTTCACCAGTATCCCCTACGCCTGGTGGTGGGCAGCGGTAAGGTGGGAGCACCTTCTTCCAGAGAAGGGTGCGGGGGGGCTGCGCGCGGAGGAGGCTGCCCTGGTGCTTAAGGGATTCGCCGCTGCCGGGGGCCAGGAGGCAGAAAAGAGCCCAGTCTTCCCACCAGCTCAGTGACGGTGGGAAACCCAGAGCCCTGCACACTCTGAGAAAAGGAATCGGAGCTTTGGACTAAGCTCAGAGGCTCAAAAGctggtgctggggtgggaaggtggGACAGAGGTGGCGGCCTGGGAACCTCCCGGCCTAGGTTAGTGACAAGGGGGGGTGTAACAGCCCGGGCTTTACCTGCCGTGGGACGCAGGTGTTGGGTGGATGTGTTTCAGACCTCCTGGGCATGGGGACAGCCACCGGGGACAGCCTGAGGCTTGCGCGGCTTTGCAGCCCGGCTGGGCTTGCGCGGTGCGAGGGGGGGGGTCAGAGCTTGTGGGGCTGAGCCTGGGGCCCCAGGGCTGCATGGGGGAGCCAAGGAAACGCGGTCACGTCGCGCCTCAGCCCGTGTCCTGAGAGAGGACGCAGGCCGGGGGGTGCTGCAGCCCTTGTTTGCTGCCCTCCTCATGCCAGGAGCcggcagctctgctgagccgaGCGCTATAATAAACCTGGGATTATCCCCGAGGATGAGGTCGCTAAAGCACTTGAGAGCCAGGGGTTACGAGGGCATTTTGATTTACGGATGAAATGATCCCGCAGATCACTTCTGCTTTTATAATCCCCCTCGGCCAGCGCTGGCTGCCTGCTTCAAATTCATCCCGCCTCGAGGAAGTGCAAAATCACTTAGCAAAATCACCAGATTTGAGTATTTAAGCGTCACAGGCTGATCCTCTCCACGCAAAGCCCAAACCTCTCTGCCTCAGCTCTCGCCCTGTCCCCCGCAGTCCTGCTCCCCGTCATCCCAACGCGGTTCCTCCGGGTGCGTTCCCGGGCAGTGCTTCTTTCCCTTGGAGGGAGGGTCCGGGAAGCTTCGTTCCCTGTGGGACCGGGCATCTTACGGCCAGGAAGCACCGGAGCCACCACTCCGTGGGGGCAGGAAGCTCCAGCAGACAGTCTGGCTGCTGGGAAAGTTCGGGTTGGTGACGTCCAGCTGCTTTTGAAGAGACACACGcgaaggagaggagggagcagggcagcttggctctgggctctgctgctggggccTCATCCAACCCTTTCCTTGACCTCCCCAAGGGACAGCCAGCCCGGCTGCAGCCACGGTGCAGGGCCCTTCTCAGGTGACACCCAGCTCCCACGCGGGGACAGAGGGTGGTGGGTCCCAGCACCGGCAGGCAGGGTCTGCTGAGCTTGTTCACGTGggattttctcctttcccttcctcgcCCAGGTCAGCCTCTCCACTGTGGGCTACGGAGACACTGTGCCCGACACGTTGCTGGGCAGGGTGGTGGCATTTGGCTGCATCTCCTTCGGCATCATCCTCAATGGCATGCCCATCTCCATCCTCTACAACAAGTTTTCTGACTACTATGCCAAGCTGAAGGCCCATGAGAACGAGACCAGCCAGTCGCTCAAGCTGGCCAGGAGGATCCGCCTGAAGGAGCGGGTGGTGCGGAAGCTGTCGGAGTGCTGCAGAGCTGACCCCCGCTCTCACCGCTGACCGCCGGCCCTGCACCGCCCGGACCCCCCTCCGCCGTGACACGTCCCGCCCTGCAGCCTGGCCGTCCCTCCAGCAGGTCCGGTCCCCTGGGGCAGCAAGCAGCGGGTCACAGCGGCGTCTGGGGGGGGCTGCTGTTGTTGTGCAGGTGCCAGTGTCAGCTGGGGCTGTCTCGGAGGGGTGAAACGTGCCTGTGACTGTGTCGTGACCCTCCTCGACGCCGCGTGCTGGAGCCTCCTGTCCCACAGAGCGGTCGGGGACTCATGGagtcacagaatcgtagggttggaagggacctctggagatcatctagtccaaccccctggaAGGACCAGCGGAAGAGCTCGCTGTACGGCCGGGGAGGGATGTCTGTACGGcacagaaaaggctgcagccgGGCATCCTTCCGGTCAAACCCACTTCGCTTCCCACCGCCCTGGGAGCCTGGGCTCCGGTCCTGACTCGGGATGCTGCCGTGATGGGAGCCATGAGCAGCCGCGGGAGCTGCGGGGGTGCGGAGCCGGAGCATCCCCAGAAACAGGCATTTAATAAACCAGGCCAAAAGCATTCATCGTCTTGGGTTATTGCCCAGCCGCTTTGTGCCATTCGATAAACTGCTTGTAATTCGGGGGCGAGGAGGGGACGTTTCCTGGGGCTCACAACCGCCTCTCCTGCCCATcagtgggagggggggggactcTCGTGGGACGCAGGTGAGACACGTGGGTTTGGGGACGAGGTGCCTGGCCCAGGGTGTgttgggagaggagctgggatggCCACATGTGCCTGGGGACACGCTGGTTGGCTCTGCCCTGCGTTCACACCCCGGTGACAgtgggggacacatctgcagggCACAGAGGAAGGATTTTTGCCTCCGGTGTGGGACCCGTATCTAGTCAATGGGCTCCCGCTCCCTGGGGGGGATTCACCCTTccccagggtgggatggggggagggacCACAGGCCGTGGCGGGGAAGGGCCAACAGCTGGGGGTGCTGGGTTTGGCCGAGCAGTGGAAGGAAACTGGTGCCCACCAGGCCAGGGTGGGATTTGGTCACCTGCAAGCTGGGCTTGGAGacgaggagctgctgggggagtgtgtgggggggtgtcctggTGTCAGCCTGGGACAGCCGTTAAGCTGCTGCTGTCGCAGACGCTTGGAAAGAGGCTTTGAGGGACAGCAGGGACGGCCTCTGGCAGGGACGGCCACGCTCCTGCAGGGTCCTGGAGCGCAGGGGACAGGAATCTGTGCCAGTGAGTGTGAGACGGGGATCCCTGCCCTCACCCCCCAGCACCGACACCCGCTCCCTGGTACCCGCGTCGACACCCGCCCTCTGAACCGACCTGACCCTGGCAGGTTGGTCAGCTCTGCTTCCCACCCCATTTCTCTTCCCCAAGGAACGTCCCCGGCACAGCCTCCTCCGGCCGTCTTCACCCAGAGCCGGCCTTCCCCGCCAcccgcccgccccggcagcgTCCCCTCTGTGCACCTCGACATCCCCCGACCCCATCACTgcatcctcccctctgcccccatcaCCTGCTCGGGGATCCTCACGCACCTTTCGGGCTGGCTGATGGATCCTGATGGTTTGGCTTCCAAGGAACGGGGCTCGGCAACCCGCCACGCTGCGGCTGCGGCTCCATCTCTCTGCTTGCACCCCCCCCGGCCATACCCAGCCTCGGcccgtcccccaccccagcagcgcTCCCACAAGCAGCCCCTCGGAGACCGGCGTGTTTAATACTTCCACTGAATTCCTTTTACAAGTCACAACAACGCAGAAATGTACAGACATTTACAGGCCACTGTACAGACGGTTTCTGTCATATATTAGTGCTCTTGCTATTTACATATAGTACAGCCTGCGGGAAGCCTCTGCACGGGCGAGGACACCCGCGCTCCCACGCAGGGCGCCCGGCTCGGAGCCATCGTCCCGGGGCCGCTGAGTCGCACGGGCTCATTCCGGTCGATTCGCTCAGAGCTCGGCCCTGAGCCGTCCCGGGCACTACCAGGAGTGACGCCAcccggggcagagctgggcacccCTTGCTTTCCTCACCCTGCTCTCTTTCGGGGAGTTTTGTGGGACAGAGACCCCCCCGCAGAGATGCTCcggagggagcaggagctgcctgcgcTGCAGCGGCATTTCCACCTTCCTTCTCTGCCCGCCTCAGTGGCAGCCGCAGCTCCCGGCCACCATGTCATCGTACTGCTTGAGGACCACGTTCTCATCGTCGTCGAAGTAGAGGAGGTTGATGGAGTAGAGCTTGTCGGGGACGCAGCAGGGGCTGCTGACGCCCTCGCTCAGCTTGAGGGCGTTGATGATGGACTGCACGGTGGCGTGGTTCGTCGGCCGCATGTTCTCGCCcagtgggaaggggcaggagcccTTGCAGTGGTAGGCGTTGTACCCCCGGGGCGAGATGATCCAGCCGGACCAGCCGATCTCCTCAAAGTCCACGGACAAGGGGTGCctctggcagggctgcagccggTCCAGCGAGCGGGGGCTGCGCGGCCTGGTCAGCCTGGGCACCGCCAGCTTTGCAGGGAGAACGGGAGCCTGGGGCTGTAAATCTGCCAGAAATGAGGACCCGAGGCCATTAGCCATTGCAGGAgtctgggaggagggagaacgTGGCGTattccgtcccccccccaaaccccggcCATCCCTCCTTTCCCCGCAGGTTTTGTCTGCAGCCGCCTGGTGCAGCGAGACCTTCGGTCACAGCCTGtcaccagcccaggcagagccACCGGGAGGTGAcaaccccacagccccatggccGCACCTCATCGGGGCAAGCAAAATCCAGATTTACACCTGGGAGCCTGCACCCCCGCACAGACTGAGCCGGAAGGGAGACGGCCTCTCCCTCTGGCCGCAGAAGGAGCTTCGGATTTGAAGGAGCCCGCGTGCGCGGAGCACCCCAGGGGCGAGGGGACGGCAGCACCTCAGGAGCCGTGCCGGGGCCGACAGGACCCACCTGGGAagccggccatgggcagggacgctcCCCGGCGCCCGTCGTCCGTGAACAGGACCAACATGGGCTTCTTGCTCTCGTGGTGGTCCCCACCGGACGCGAACTGCAGCGGGGGGGGGTCGAGCGGGCTCCCGCCCAGGCCCTGCACTGTCACCAGCAAACCCTGGTTGCTGCTTTCGTCTTCCATCCAGTCGCGAACCTGGGGACCCAAACCGGTGTCACTGCGGGGGGACAGGCACAGCGCCGGTGTCCCCACACAGCAGTGCCAGGCCAGCAGAGCCGGTGCCCTGGCAGCAGCGTGGTGGCGTGAACCAGGACCCCCCCACAGCCGCGCtgcgtccccccagccccgggcgaAGGGGCCGTGCTGCTCCGGCGCTGTGGCACAGGGGACACCGCGGCAGGAGCCAGCACCGGCGCTACCTGCGGAGCAGTGGGACCGGTCTGGGGCAGGACGGAGCTGCCACCGGGACTCCTGGCAGGGCTCTCACCCCCCTCCCAAAGGCTgtatcccccccagccccgctgccgcagAGGGTCTGGAGAGCAAATTGCATTGGAGCCCCAAAGGCTGCTGGGGttaaaatgggttaaaaaaaaaaaaagctccatcACGCAAACCCCCTCGGTGCCACCCGGATGGGGAGAAGCACTCACCGCCTGCGTGATGGCAAAGACCTCCCAGCCCGAGCCCTGCAGCGGGACCAGCCTGGCTGCCAGCAGCTTCTTCCCGCCGGGCGCCTCCGGCTCGCTCTTCTCCAGCACTTGGTAGACGCTGACCTGGGGAAGGCAGCAAAGGACGGTTACCACCAGCGGGTCCTGCCAGCGGGGAGAGACCTGGGACACGGGTaccgggggggaaaaaaaggcaggaggtgggggaATTGGCAGCTTGGATTTGTCACAGCCCGCGGGTGCCCCGGCTGGAGCACGCAGAAGCCTCCATGGTTTAACCATCATGTTTTGTGCGAGGCAGCGACACGTCGGTCGTGTGAAGCTCACGGAGCTGGGCCATGCTCCCGCTGCAGGCGAGTGACTGCAGCACGCCAGTGGCATCCCGAGGCGCAGGCTGGGGAtgtgccccagccccatccctgcctccatccccatcctcatcctcatcccaatccccatcccgctccccatcctgtccccgtcccgtcccccctccTCACCTGACAGAAGTGGTGCCTTTTGGGCCCGTTGGTGGCCCTCGGCCAGAGGCGGAAGAGATGCAGCTCTGCCGTCAGGATCTTCTCATTCTTGGCCACGctggagaggatgaagaggaaCCGCATCTTCTCCCCGTGAGCTGCAGGGAAGGACAGTTGGGAAGTGGGGCCAAACCAGAGGTGTCACCTCTGCCGGCGGTGCCTGGCCCTTTcccgcagccccgtccccagcaccGTGGGGAACCCCCGTCCTTACTTTTATCCAAGAAGCTGCGGACCGTGTTGCCCTCCAGGATGTCGGGGTTCTTGGTGACACCATCCGCGTTGGCGACGGTGTTGAATAGATCCACCATGTACTGGGGCGGCTGCTTGACGtgagccggggcgggcggagggtcTTCCATACCAAAGACCTCCAGGAGCCTCTTCAGCGCCTCAGCCCGCCGGCTCGCTGCGCTGTCCGGGCTCGGGCACACCGGCTtggccagggccagcagcagcaggacagtcCCCAGCATGGCTCTGCTGCCCCTGTCCCAGTTCCactcccccctgcctccccggtGCTGCATTTATAACTCACTGGAAAGATGGATTGGAGTCAAATATGCACATGAGCAATCAGGAGGGTAAAGAGAGCTAATTGCCATGCTAACAAGGTGCGAAGCTGGGCTCCTGGGCACCCTGCACCAATTAGCCCCAGTACACAagcgggaggggaggagggctCACCCCGGTGCTCCTGGGGCCAGCGGGAGACATGGGGGTCTGGGGCCGCGCAGCCCCTCGCGAGGTCGTGGCTGGGCTGCGTTTGCTCTCCGTGGGAGACTAACCGGCTTTTAATGATGGCACTAATGGGACAAACAGGAGGACCTTTGTGTGGAGGAATGCAGCCCCTCCAGAGCCCAGTGGGCTGGACGAGTGTCCCCTTCCCGACGAGTGCCCCCTTCCCGACGAGTGCCCCCTAACCCACCGAGTGTCCCCTTCCCACCGAGTGTCCCCTTCCCGACGAGTGCCCCCTAACCCACCAAGTGTCCCCTTCCCACCGAGTGTCCCCTTCCCGACGAGTGCCCCCTTCCCGACGAGTGCCCCCTAACCCACCGAGTGTCCCCTTCCCACCGAGTGTCCCCTTCCCGACGAGTACCCCCTAACCCACCGAGTGTCCCCTAACCCACTGAGTGCCCCCTTCCCACcgctctcctgctgcagcagctcccgctTCCCCGCGCCGCTGCGTGAGCGAGAAGCATCGACAGGGGCTCGGTgtcaccccactgtccccatcccacgtccctGTCAAGTGCGCAGGGTGGGTGCCCGGGGACCCATCACGCAGCAGGGGTGGCCCAGGCTGtgcaccaccccccccccccccaacgtcCCCACGGCGATGCCCGCACGAAGGAGCCCGGTGAGCCGAGACCGGGGGGCAGAGCCGGTTTCCAGCAGAGAACCGGCGGCTCTGGGGGGGTGCAGCCTCCTCCGCAGCGCTCCTGGGCTGGGGCGgtgacacagcagcaggaggaaccaaaccaaaatgaagcTTTGCCTTTTCAAAAAATAGCCAATTGGCTTCCCAGGGATTAAATGGCCTTTGCTGCTAATTCCTGAATAGGAATGAAATATCACGAGAACCCTAAGCACGCCAGACGACGGGAGAAAAGCCAATTCTTTTGCTCTTATTCCCCAGTCACAGAGAAACCCGGTCGGTGAAGGTGACCGTGTTGACACAGTGCACTTGGACTCTTTGCATTTGCCGTTTGTTTTAACGCCACGTGACTGAACGGAAGAAATTAACGCTATACAATACCCACCAGCCCAGCGGATAAAAAGAGCAGGATTAGAAAAGCCTGTTAGATCTTATAGGGAAACCCCCTGCGGCTGAGGCCCGCAGGTACGGGCTCTGCGAGAGGCTTGGCGCCCAGAGGTGAAGGTGCAGGAGCGGAGCCAGCACCGTCCGTCTGCCGGCAGGGACCGAGCGGCGCTCCCTGGCCAAAGCACTCCCAGGCCAACGCGGCAGGAGACACGCCGAAGGCTATTGCCCACCTGGTGTCTATAACGTCTTCTAACCCAACGCTTGGTGGGTGAAAGGGCTGTTAATTACCCAGAGTAGGCAGGGAGGCAACGAGCGGCCTGAGTTAATTGATAGAGGAAACTATTCGTATCCTCCAGacactttccttcctcttcccagctCACCGGTGGCAGCGGCACGTCCTGCAGGATAACTGGGGCTGCCGGAGGAGGCGACATCTCTGCCCCGACATGCCtgtttccctctcctctcccactccTGCTTCCCATTTTGTAAACGGGAGCAGCTGGGCCCATGCAAGCCCCATCCCATGCCAGGCAGCCGCATCCCTCCTTGCTCCGCATCCTCCCAGGACACGTGGGCCGAGCGAGGAGGAGCCGCACAGCCGAGCTCCAATGTTAATTTTACAAGCAGCGAAACGTTTTGTAGAGGATTCATTTATACAAGCATTGGTTAAaccagcttttattaaaaaaatagcctTCTCTCATTTACATATACTACAGACAGTCTGGCGGGGGGGTCTGGCAGGAGCCCCACCTGCAGGTCCCCTGTCCCGCTACCCCCTGCACTTGCGCTGCCGGATGGCAACGACGGTGCGAGCGCGCTCCCGGCGGCTCCTGAAGGTGTGGATGTCGTACCGGTGAGGGGTGCAGTGGCCGGAGGCAGCTTCTGCCCAAACCAGACATTTCTTTCGGCTTTGGGACTCCCTGCGGTTAGAGACAAACCCGGTACGTCCCCtgcgcccccctcccccagggcCCCGCGTACCGTCACCTGGCAAAAGGGCAGCTGCCCTGGagcagggtggggagaagggaggcagcgGCTATTCCTTACTCCTGGTGTAGCTCAGTGAACTGCCTCCTCCCTCTCCGCCTCCGCAAAGCAGGGATTAGTTAGTtatttgtggtttggtttgtttccctTTGCATTCACCACATTTTTGTGTCCGCAAGCGACACGAAGTGCTGCCCCCCTGGCCTGAACCAACTGTCTGGGCAAACCctgccccagagcatccccatccccctcctcctcctcttcctcctcccgaCCCGCGCATCACAGACAGGGAACAGGAGCAGCACATCCAAAGCTGGAGAAAGCCGCTGTCAGGACCCTCTTCCCATCTGTGTCTGCTGCCACGGGGGACCACAACCTCTGGAACCACCTGCCCAACAGCCCGAATTCGGCAGCACGAGCGGCGGGTTTTTCCTTATCCCAGGAAGCGATGgagcagtgtgctgctgtggcaccCCTGCCAACGCTGCTCTGCTTCAGCTTCGTGGTTAGACACATCCCCAGAGGGTGAGCGGAGGGGGATACCCAAAATCTGCTCCTTTGTCACCCTCCCAGGTCCTGCCCCACCAACAGCAGGAACGGGAAAGGCTCAGATCTGCCTGGGAATGTGTGCAGATGTGCCCGGGAAGGCGAACGGCCGGATCCTGGCAGCTGTGCTTACCTAAGCAAGCAGGGATCCCCCGAGGAGCAGCTGCCCAAGCACCTTCCCGCATCAATTTCCTGCAAAGATTTGCAAAACAAAGGCGTGAAAAACCCCGGCGGCACCTttgctggggacaccccaggggatTGGCTGCCGTCACCGTGTCACTGCGCCCTCCGTCCTCAGGCTGAACGTCCAGCCCCGAGACAGCGGCAGCGAGGCCAAGCTTGTGAGAAGTCTTTTGGGGGCACAGCAGTGGGTTTTGAGTCAGAGGTCCCTGTGTACAAAGGTATGCTGAAGTAAAGAGTAGTCTCTGTTGAACGGAGCTTAAGACACACTTAATgattaaatcatttttaaaagaaatattatctcACTGctcccttaattattttttaaggaaatccTCACCCCAAAGAAGAGGCCATTTGTTACTTGATGGCACTGATGGATACACAAATGAGTggcagcaaaatgcattttttttgcgTAAGATAATAGAAATATGAGATTTTTACCACTGCGGTTTGTGGCCAGGACGCGCTTAGCTCTGCCAGGGCGAAGCTGCCCACGTCAGAGCACCCACCCGGCTGTTTCACCCGCCCCCCGCGGGCCCAGCGGCACAGCCGAGACCACGGGGGAGGAGGCCAAGGCGCAGGAAAACCAACCTGGAGCCGTTCCTCCCTGTGTCCAGCAGAGCTGTGCACAATTTCATAATAATATTCCTACCTGGGAGACACGGTagcctttttccttcatttcGCAGTTCTCCAGCGTCCGAACCACCTCCCCGCCTTGTGGGGTTTTGACTAGAGCCGTGTTGAACTTCGTGGACATGCAGAAAAGTCCATCTGCAAGGAAATTTAAGAAGGAAATTTAATCCAAGGCTGCACCTGAGGCCACTACGGATGCAGCATCTTCACCGGGGTCTGCCGTGGGGCACAGACGCAGCGTCGGCCCCGGCGCCCAGCACAGAAAGTGCCGTTTTCTGCGTGAGGGTCCCCGGCTGAGAGTTTGAGGCTCGTTCCTTCACCAGCTCGGGGCCTCAGCAATCGTTTTTGTTCCTCCATCTCTGTTTCAGATCACGGGGCAAAGAGGGGTTATTCTGGGCACAAATTGGGAATCCTGCACCGGAGCCCGTGAAAGCCCCATCTCTGGGGAGACAGCCTGAGCTATTACACGTTATCTTTGAGAAAAAAGGTCTTTTAACATAAAACAGTCATGGCAGAGTTTTTTCCAGAGACATGCTCTCACACCAGGGAGCTGGGGAACATTATTTACCATTGAGTCATTCAGTGTTTCTCTCTGGATTTGCGAGGGGTCTGTGCCCTGCACGGGCTCCTCGTATGCTGGAGCCGGTGTCCCTGGCTCTCCTGGAGGTACATTCCCCAGGGCACCTCCAAAGAGTTTGCTTTGGGCTGGGCTTTCAGCTCTCTCTGTGCAGGCACACGAGCTGGTCAGGGAAGACTAAAATCAcggaattgtctgggttggaagggccctttcagaccattgagtccaaccagcaacccaacaccgccaaacccaccactgacccacgtccgtCAGccccgcgtctgcccggcttttcaatccctccagggatggcgactccacccctgccctgggcagcctggtccaatgcttcacaacccttttggggaagaaatttttcctaatatccatcctaaacctcccctggggcaacttgaggctgtttcctcttgagTTATTCCATCTGCCCCGCCTGCGTCGTGGGACAGAGGAAGGCTGGTACAAGAGAGCAGAAAGACGATGGCCCCGTCCTCGGGGGTGCAGGACCAAGTCCGtcctgctttcccttttctctccctaTTCAAGCTTTAACTCAATGAAAAGCTCCCAAGGCAAGACTAAATTATGTTCGGCTTTGACATGCCCCGCCTGATTGCTAAGGAAGCTGTGCAGCGAGCAGGGCGAAGCGGGGCTTTGGGTGGACTTGCCAAAAACCCGCATCTTCGCTGCCGTTGTCGCCTCCGGGCCAGGACAGACTGGCGGCGCGGCAGGTCCCGGCTGGCCCAGGCTCAGCACTTGGAGAGGAGGCAGAGGCTCCTCCAGCAATAACTCACGTCCAGCGGGAAGGAAACAGGCAGGGACTGTCCCGCCTGGCTCAGTTTGAACGTACATTCTGCGCAGAAAGAAACCGTTTATCTGCTCAACCTCCCAGTTTTCCTCTCCCTCACCAAGTAAATCAGGATTAAAATCTCTGTTGCGTGAgccagaggaggggaagaaggcTGGCTGAGTCGATGGCTAAGTCAGTCTTGGGTTTTGGCTCTAAATAGGACCGAGTCTTGCCCTGTCCCAGCCCTTGGGTGTGGGTCTTTCAGGGTTTGCATTTGGTTCCTGGATTTAAAATAGCTGTGAGAGtttcctgccccctcccagctccttcatcagctgctggaggagatttctttttccaggatggggctgtgttttcaggggagggaaaagcattttctgaaagcaaatctcTCAGGGATGCCATAAGAGGGGGAACACAAAATGACAAACGATTTTTGGAAGCCAGTATTTCTGGGTGAGATTTtaacactccccccccccccctacacCCCCGCCCCGACATTGCCAGTCTTTAACATGACACTGAAAGTGTCAGCCTGACTTTTCGGGGAAAATCCAGAAGGAAAGTGCCGAGACCTGCCCTAGGGCAGAGGCAAAGCTGGGGGCGAGTCCACATTTCCCAGCCCTGGGCCATTATCACCGAATGAGCCACCGTCCATTAGCCACCCCCGGGGACAACAGCATCGTCCAGCACCTTCCAGTCACACGTCTGGGAAGTAAATGCCGATTCTCCCACCTCTGGAAAAAAGCACTTCACGCTGCCTAATTTTCTTTCCCGCCAGCTGTGCCTTGCGGCCAGGTCACAGAAGCCACAGGGCCAGAGATGGAGGAGCGGAGCCTCCTCTGGCTCTCCAGGACGGGACGCGCATCCGCAAGCGGGGCCCCTTGGGGTTTGTTCTCTCCACCACCCTTCTGgcttccccagcacccaccctcaGCCCCTGCGCTGCTCCCCAAGCTGACGCTGGGACTCGGCCTGGTCTCTGTCCCTCCCTAGCGGCTGCTGCACAGCTGTGTCACGGGAGCCGCCGGGAAGGGTCTCACCAGATGGTTTTAGATGCAGAAATGCCAATAAAATGACATCAACGAATTCCAGGAGAGCTGATTCTATCGAGCAGTTGTGGAAAATCATTTTGACACGACTTTCCATCCTGATAAAAAGGGATGGGTTCATCTTCACTGACGTGACTCTTGGGTCACGTTATGCGTGAACTCACAAGACAGCACACCAGTTGAGGACAAACCCGTTCAGCTTTATCCCAGTGAAAGGTTTTGACCTGTCTGGAACGACTTAGTTTGGAGCTTCCATTTCCAAGTGATTTGTGAAACATTAGTGTAGTTCTCTGGTGCTGAGATGAAAGGGCATTTCAGTCTGTCAGAAAGGAAACTCTATTTTTTTAGTGGAGAGCTTTTACAGGAGgttgttttccttgctttgagTGGGGGCATTGGAGCAGACCCtcaaggtccctcccagcctggtTTACTCTGCTTCTATGATCTCTGGTTACAGGACACTTCCCCATAAGAGGAGGTGGTTGTCTTTCCATCCTCATGCCACACATGGGCAGAGAATTACCATTTCACCCGCAGACCTGTGGTGTAAGGGCCCAgcaacaaaagggaaaagaaaacccaaaccccaacaatATAAAATACAATCCTGTTCCCAGATAAGGCAAAGAGGGTTGTTTGCACAGCAGACCGGAGCGTTGTTAGATCACAGTCTGATGTCGGTGCTGGTCATACAGAAGGGCTCATCCCCAGCTTCCCGGACGGAGGAGAGCTCTGCGTCATTCCCATACCTGCACTGTAGGTCAGGTCAGAGCATTTCCCCACATCCACTTTGACCTCCCAGGGAGA is from Chroicocephalus ridibundus chromosome 22, bChrRid1.1, whole genome shotgun sequence and encodes:
- the LOC134526342 gene encoding potassium voltage-gated channel subfamily V member 2-like, whose protein sequence is MRQLGTRRASLSASLKIGDRRDRCRTPEEEEVHIPFAQDSLVKPWSSMQNVTDGNQEKSKTPIRRSRYLLNINVGGKLFQIAIKVAARYPITRLGKLALYTDPMKKLQLCDDYSVQKNEYFFDRDPSIFHYIFHFYRSGVLWIMDEMCPSNFVEEIEYWGIHMKYSQRCCRILFEEKQDELSEYLKIQRELEAELEPLDSTQQFEGKFLGRFRKMIWNLIENPYSSVPAKIIAVMSSFFVLISIVGMTLSTVEEMKQKTGKMWMEQLEMICAIFFTSEYLMRLISSSSFRNFLRAAFNAVDLVAILPFYIQILFENLDEADTLYHEELHKVENVSKLGKVLKLIKLMRIFRILKLARHSTGLRAFGFTMRQCYQQVCCLLLFIAMGVFTFSALMHSVEHDVPGTNFTSIPYAWWWAAVSLSTVGYGDTVPDTLLGRVVAFGCISFGIILNGMPISILYNKFSDYYAKLKAHENETSQSLKLARRIRLKERVVRKLSECCRADPRSHR
- the LOC134526368 gene encoding uncharacterized protein LOC134526368 isoform X4, with product MCIQGELNQKKFSCLKVQVKQGTDGLFCMSTKFNTALVKTPQGGEVVRTLENCEMKEKGYRVSQEIDAGRCLGSCSSGDPCLLRESQSRKKCLVWAEAASGHCTPHRYDIHTFRSRRERARTVVAIRQRKCRG
- the LOC134526391 gene encoding bone morphogenetic protein 2-like, whose protein sequence is MQHRGGRGEWNWDRGSRAMLGTVLLLLALAKPVCPSPDSAASRRAEALKRLLEVFGMEDPPPAPAHVKQPPQYMVDLFNTVANADGVTKNPDILEGNTVRSFLDKTHGEKMRFLFILSSVAKNEKILTAELHLFRLWPRATNGPKRHHFCQVSVYQVLEKSEPEAPGGKKLLAARLVPLQGSGWEVFAITQAVRDWMEDESSNQGLLVTVQGLGGSPLDPPPLQFASGGDHHESKKPMLVLFTDDGRRGASLPMAGFPDLQPQAPVLPAKLAVPRLTRPRSPRSLDRLQPCQRHPLSVDFEEIGWSGWIISPRGYNAYHCKGSCPFPLGENMRPTNHATVQSIINALKLSEGVSSPCCVPDKLYSINLLYFDDDENVVLKQYDDMVAGSCGCH
- the LOC134526368 gene encoding uncharacterized protein LOC134526368 isoform X3, producing MCIQGELNQKKFSCLKVQVKQGTGAGAISREDERGNLLAERGCCRRQSRFLHVRHDGLFCMSTKFNTALVKTPQGGEVVRTLENCEMKEKGYRVSQEIDAGRCLGSCSSGDPCLLRESQSRKKCLVWAEAASGHCTPHRYDIHTFRSRRERARTVVAIRQRKCRG